The genomic interval CGTGATATGTACAAGAAAACTCTACAGAAATTGATGGCACTCGATGAAGGCACTGGGCAGCCTGCGCACAAGATTCTTGAGGGAAAGCTTGCTACCGCTCGGCGCACTCTTTCGACCACTCAGCGCAAGCTCAGAGAGAAGAACGAAGAACTAGAGCAATCCAAGAAGCAGTACGAGGATCTGGGGCTGAAATTCAATGAACTACTTACCGACTTCCACCGTCTGCTCAACCATGTCCGCCAGATCACCCCCGAGTCTCTGCCGGGTGACCATCAACCCTTGCGCCGGATGGGCAGTGCGCAGCTTCCCGCCACGATTTCGGTGTCCTCGACTCAAGCTTCTCCGACTGCTGAGAGCCCTCCTACCTTGCAGACGTTTGCCGCCCCCGTTTCGAATGGAGCCACCATATCTTCGTCTCTGTCCGGTATTCCCCAGACTGGCCGCGTCCAGCAGGCCCCGGCTCCCGCACCCGCTACTCCCGTGACCCCCCAAGCCACTGTTCTCGTCGACTTGACCAGCGACTCTAACGAGAGTCCCGTGAGTGCTTTGATGACCCAATCCCCGGCTTCGGCCCCAGCCACGGCCCCTGTTAACGAGATTACCGAATTCCGCCGGTCGTTCAGAAAAAAGGACTTCAAGTGGTTACAGCAGCAGGAGTCCACCTCGGAGACGATCACTCGCGAAACGaacatgaagaagaagacggctgAACCGAAGAACGCCGTCGCCGCACtcaacgacgacgacacgGACATCAGCACTCAGCAAGCCCTCCATGGTACCCAGAATGCGATTCGCAAGGAACTCGGCAGCCCCTTCTGGTCGTCTGACGATGCGGCCATTGCCACCCTCGCTAATTCCTCCAAGAGCCCTTCTTCCAAAACCGCCAATTGCCCCGCGGCTCCCAATGCCACGGTCATCAATGCGACTGATCTCACCCGGTTTGTCAACAGTTCTTCCCAGCCTGGTCCCAATGCCACGGAGGCTTCCCCCATCTTCACCCAGGCTAATGCTTACCCCAAGGATACCGATGTTGCTACGAATGATATTTATGGCGGTGCTAAGGTCAACCTGTCCGATGAGGAGATTTGCCGTCTtctcgaggaggagatgaggCGTGAAGACTGAGCCGAACGTCCTGTACCACCGAATAACGATGTTTTAACGTGGAGAGCTTGTGGATCGGGGTTGCTACGAAAAAAAGGTGATGtttatctttctttttgggctGACTGGCTGTATTGCGAGGGGTGAATAAGAGTCTCTTCCTTTGATGTTCGCAGCTACCAGCTAGTAATGTTTGCCTTGGCCTCTTTTTACCAAGGTACATATGATCCTTCAGACTAGGCAGACAGGCCGAaatttccttttttttttttcttttttttcataGTTTGGTTAAGATTTTTTTGTATGAGAGACGGTTTGAACTTCCAAGACGCGGTATCTCAACGTTAGAGCCGGACTGCTCATCGACTCATCTATAGGAAATTAGGCAAAGAAAACACTAAAGCATGCAACTGCGCCGCACTATAATAGATTTGGTACGATCGACTCTTTGTTGGTTTAACCCTGGGCCGGGAAACGGGGCTTGATATACCGGCGACATTTCGGACTAGCATTTGCGCCTAATACGTCCGTTATAGTCACGTCGCCATTGACACAAGGGCTACAAACGTGGGCAATCTGTGGACCCTGGCAAGCGAGCCACACGAGCCTGCTAGCCTTGTCCGATCGTCTTGCGCGATCGGCGCGCTCGGCACCCAGTTAGATGTGGCCCGAAATTTCCGGGGGCCATGTATAAAAATACTTGTTTAGTTCGGTGAGCCTACCGAGACGGCGATATATAATGGTAACATCAGATAAGCGAGTGTGCCGGTAAGCCGATCATCGAGCCAGCTATAGTAGCTGTGCGGTTGCCCCTGGATTATTATGGATCTGAAATAACTGTCAAATGTGGCCTCGAATATGCCCAAGGGAAGCCATTATTGTAATTGCTAAGCAAAAGTGGCGGCTGGTTATCTAGCAGCCCTACACCTAACTATACATTCTGCGCCCTCCCCCTCGTCACCCCGCCTCTGGCAACTTCCTCTCTTCGGCCTCCTATAAGTAAGTACAGAATGATCATCTCCATAATATTCTCTATCATCGcctctctctttctcgcAAACTGGCTCTTTATATCCATGGATCTCCCCAGTTTCCTATCAAGAACCCCCGCGGACCCAGAAGATTCACAAGAACACATTCCCTGCATAACACCGCCCTCGACCTCCGAGCCCCGTACTGCCTTTGGTATCCAGTCTGGAGCCACGGTCCGCGGCTGGCCCAGCTCTGGGGGGATTTATATACTCGACGAATGTGACGGTGTCGAACTCGATTTCCTCCATCTAGACCGGTTCACTCCGGCTAACAGCTCTGAGGATGCGGCGCTAGAGGATAGGCACTGTGAAGAGATGCGCAAGCTGGGTGCTATGTGGTGGAGTAGCGAAGATGAGTATGTGAGGAGACATTTCATCGATCCTTTGGGTCCCGATCCCGATGAAAAGGTTGTTATCGTGGGGTGGGCGGGTagtgatggcgatgagaagGGAGGGATTTGGGTTTTAAGCACTACGAGAAGGGAGGCCAATTGGAAGGGCGTCGGGAGAATTAAGAACGCGTTTAGTATGGAAGAGCGTTGTAGGGTTATTGAAAGCCTTGGGGGAGTGTTTTATGCTAATCCCATGGACTGTCCGGATCTGGATTTGAGGCCGGCTACAGTCGTGCTCGAAACCGCCTTGACCAATATACACCGAGAAACTCTTTCCTTGCCAAGGCGTTAGCGCGGATCATTTATTGAGCTGGCTGTGTTAATTGAGAGCGAAATAAAAATGCGCTATGTACTATACGTACCCCAACGGAAAATTATACCAAGCGTAAAACATTGGTGGAATTCTATGAATTGTATAGTGGA from Penicillium psychrofluorescens genome assembly, chromosome: 5 carries:
- a CDS encoding uncharacterized protein (ID:PFLUO_007723-T1.cds;~source:funannotate), with translation MDAREFSQFQLSGNPATDLGLTLSPGSQQLSNLQAGQQVNTFDPNFEFDVAIDFGALEDTDWAFDGFQGPKKRNSDDAFSADSTPSALKKQHIEVDQQQTVNVSPSLNNIDALFCEPAALDGGSGDPAAFGHDATANPNACNNSLPTTPLRGQTSQLATMPNNAFNPPVSNVSSHALQSFPYPTAPASCKAKNKFAVGQQDITNHNTNEVIHRAGLKVNHATPYTNTGYFPSAPAQHPKVITVNPGNLHGHLMNLSRRLSEITSERDMYKKTLQKLMALDEGTGQPAHKILEGKLATARRTLSTTQRKLREKNEELEQSKKQYEDLGLKFNELLTDFHRLLNHVRQITPESLPGDHQPLRRMGSAQLPATISVSSTQASPTAESPPTLQTFAAPVSNGATISSSLSGIPQTGRVQQAPAPAPATPVTPQATVLVDLTSDSNESPVSALMTQSPASAPATAPVNEITEFRRSFRKKDFKWLQQQESTSETITRETNMKKKTAEPKNAVAALNDDDTDISTQQALHGTQNAIRKELGSPFWSSDDAAIATLANSSKSPSSKTANCPAAPNATVINATDLTRFVNSSSQPGPNATEASPIFTQANAYPKDTDVATNDIYGGAKVNLSDEEICRLLEEEMRRED